From a region of the Limibacillus sp. genome:
- a CDS encoding ATP-binding protein: protein MAKLSGNLLKPFSGRSGADMGGILNALPEPVFVLDEQNVISYVNLASEQFFASSSPTLVGRPLDKILPPDSTIFTLIAQARASQSSVSEYGVSVETPRIGSHFISIDVSYIPETDGEVVISIQERSIARKIDHQLSHRNAARSVTAMGSMLAHEIKNPLSGIRGAAQLLEAGLERESERELTTLICEEADRIVSLVDRMESFADDRPIERGAVNIHEVLEHTRKVSHSGFARKVRFLESYDPSLPPVLGNRDLLIQALLNLIKNACEAVPEEQGEVILTTRFLQGIRLAVRGGGARVDLPLMVSVQDNGPGIPEDIQAHLFDPFVTTKASGKGLGLALVAKIVDAHGGVIEFDSEPGKTIFRLMLPVARLRKIEP, encoded by the coding sequence ATGGCGAAACTATCCGGCAACCTTCTAAAACCCTTCAGCGGCCGCAGCGGCGCTGACATGGGCGGGATTCTCAATGCCCTCCCGGAGCCGGTCTTCGTCCTCGACGAGCAGAACGTCATCTCCTACGTCAATCTCGCGAGCGAGCAGTTCTTCGCCTCCAGCAGCCCGACACTGGTGGGGCGCCCGCTGGATAAGATCCTGCCGCCGGACAGCACCATCTTCACGCTCATCGCCCAGGCGCGGGCGTCCCAGTCGAGCGTGTCGGAGTACGGTGTCAGCGTCGAGACGCCGCGCATCGGTTCCCACTTCATCTCAATCGACGTCTCCTACATTCCAGAGACCGATGGAGAGGTCGTGATCTCCATTCAGGAGCGCTCCATCGCCCGCAAGATCGACCACCAGCTCAGCCACAGGAACGCGGCGCGTTCCGTAACTGCGATGGGCTCCATGCTGGCGCATGAGATCAAGAACCCGCTCTCGGGGATCAGAGGGGCAGCGCAGCTACTGGAGGCGGGCCTGGAGCGCGAGTCCGAGCGCGAGTTGACCACGCTGATCTGCGAAGAGGCCGACCGCATCGTCTCCCTCGTCGATCGCATGGAGAGCTTCGCCGACGACCGCCCGATCGAGCGCGGGGCGGTCAACATTCACGAAGTGCTCGAGCACACCCGCAAGGTCTCCCACAGCGGGTTTGCCCGGAAGGTCCGCTTTCTCGAAAGCTACGACCCCTCGTTGCCCCCGGTGCTGGGCAACCGGGACCTTCTGATCCAGGCGCTGCTCAACCTGATCAAGAACGCCTGTGAGGCCGTGCCGGAGGAGCAGGGGGAAGTCATCCTGACGACGCGCTTCCTTCAGGGTATCCGGCTGGCGGTGCGGGGCGGCGGCGCGCGCGTCGACCTGCCCTTGATGGTGAGCGTGCAGGACAACGGCCCCGGCATTCCCGAAGACATCCAGGCGCATCTCTTCGACCCCTTCGTCACCACCAAGGCCAGCGGCAAGGGGCTCGGCCTGGCTCTGGTCGCCAAGATCGTCGACGCCCATGGCGGCGTGATAGAGTTCGATAGCGAACCGGGAAAGACCATCTTCCGTCTGATGCTGCCGGTGGCCCGGCTGCGCAAGATCGAGCCCTGA
- the ntrC gene encoding nitrogen regulation protein NR(I) — translation MTAASILIADDDRAIRTVLTQALTRAGHDVRTTGSGKTLWQWVDRGDGDLVITDVVMPDANGLDIIPRIREERPGLKVIVMSAQNTLLTAVKATERGAFEYLAKPFDLTKLVETVQRALESGDEGEETKNPESAELPQGDGEKLPLIGRSPAMQEIYRVLARLMGTDLTVVIFGESGTGKELVARALHDYGKRKEGPFVALNMAAIPRELIESELFGHEKGAFTGALQRSAGRFEQARGGTLFLDEIGDMPLEAQTRLLRVLQEGEYTTVGGRQAIKADVRIIAATHRDLRQMVKAGQFREDLFYRLNVVPIRIPPLRERTEDIPELARHFFALGQREGLPAKSLDADAIAYIKNYSWPGNVRELENVIRRLGALYSQDVIDREIMEQELNEQSQGSEPSVPQDESLSQAVERHLKIYFQAHEGGLPASGLYDRVLHEIERPLIEICLGATKGNQIRAAQLLGLNRNTLRKKIRDLDIQFARGVKSGGKRYKSNLGRGSTGSSGARRRK, via the coding sequence GTGACAGCGGCAAGTATCCTGATCGCAGATGACGACCGTGCCATCCGCACGGTTCTGACCCAGGCGCTGACCCGCGCCGGACACGACGTGCGCACCACGGGCAGCGGCAAGACCCTATGGCAGTGGGTGGACAGGGGGGACGGCGATCTCGTCATAACCGACGTGGTCATGCCCGACGCGAACGGTCTGGACATCATCCCGCGCATTCGCGAAGAACGGCCGGGCCTCAAGGTCATCGTCATGAGCGCCCAGAACACGCTGCTGACGGCGGTCAAGGCGACGGAGCGCGGGGCGTTCGAGTACCTGGCGAAACCCTTCGATCTGACCAAGCTCGTGGAAACGGTCCAACGGGCGCTGGAGTCCGGAGACGAGGGAGAGGAGACCAAGAACCCCGAGTCCGCCGAACTGCCCCAGGGCGACGGGGAGAAGCTGCCGCTGATCGGGCGCTCGCCCGCCATGCAGGAGATCTACCGGGTGCTGGCCCGGCTCATGGGCACCGACCTGACCGTCGTGATCTTCGGCGAATCCGGCACCGGGAAGGAGTTGGTCGCCCGTGCGCTCCACGACTACGGCAAGCGCAAGGAGGGGCCCTTCGTCGCCCTCAACATGGCGGCCATCCCGCGTGAGTTGATCGAAAGCGAACTCTTCGGGCATGAGAAGGGGGCCTTCACGGGCGCCTTGCAGCGCTCGGCGGGCCGCTTCGAGCAGGCCCGCGGCGGAACGCTCTTCCTGGACGAGATCGGCGACATGCCCTTGGAGGCCCAGACCCGGCTGCTGCGTGTCCTGCAGGAGGGTGAATACACCACGGTCGGCGGGCGCCAGGCGATCAAGGCGGACGTGCGGATCATCGCCGCCACCCACCGCGACCTGAGGCAGATGGTGAAGGCCGGCCAGTTCCGCGAAGACCTTTTCTACCGCCTGAACGTGGTGCCGATCCGGATTCCGCCCCTGCGCGAGCGCACCGAAGACATTCCCGAGCTGGCGCGGCACTTCTTCGCCCTTGGGCAGCGCGAGGGCCTGCCCGCGAAGTCCTTGGACGCGGACGCCATCGCCTACATCAAGAACTACTCCTGGCCGGGCAACGTCCGGGAGCTCGAGAACGTGATTCGGCGTCTGGGCGCGCTCTACAGTCAGGACGTGATCGACAGGGAGATCATGGAGCAGGAGCTCAACGAGCAGTCCCAAGGCTCGGAGCCCAGCGTTCCCCAGGATGAATCCCTGTCCCAGGCCGTTGAGCGTCATCTGAAGATCTACTTCCAGGCGCATGAAGGCGGTCTGCCGGCCTCGGGTCTCTATGACCGGGTGCTGCACGAAATCGAGCGTCCCTTGATCGAGATCTGTCTGGGCGCGACCAAGGGCAACCAGATCCGCGCCGCTCAGCTCCTAGGCCTCAACAGGAACACCCTGCGCAAGAAGATCCGCGATTTGGACATTCAGTTCGCACGCGGCGTAAAGTCGGGCGGCAAGCGCTACAAGTCCAACCTTGGGCGAGGCAGCACAGGCAGCAGCGGCGCGCGGCGCCGCAAGTAG